A segment of the Salvelinus namaycush isolate Seneca chromosome 3, SaNama_1.0, whole genome shotgun sequence genome:
TCTGCTAGGCGGAGTTCAGCTTATTGTTATTTGCAGTTTCCCAATCCTCCTTCCTCTTGCCTGACCGAGCCCCCTGTCTCATTGACTATAAGAACTACAGATGAAttgttaattaaaaaaatattaaatcaatGCATGTGTCTATAACTGAGTGCTTGTTTGTGTAAGAGTACAAGTGcataggtttgtgtgtgtgtgtttgtaattgGTGGAAGGTGGTATGTGCATTAACATTAGTGAAGTAACACATAAAACATTGGTTTAGGTGTTATTACATGATCGGTTTAAGTTATTACATTATTCATTAAAAAAAGTTGTTACCTGATACCAATAACTTATTACATTAAGTGGAAAAGGTTATTACGACAACAATTCAACATTTTATCATATTAACCAACAAGATATTACATTTACCGGTTTTATTACATTATAAATCTAAAAGTTATTACATTAACCGTTGTTACAAGACACAGTTTACATAGTTCTTGCCTTGAACTCATGGAAATAATTATCCAATATATTATGGATTAGATTTAAGATCATTTTAATCAATACAGATTTATAAAATACACAATTTAAGTGATAACTTGTTGTTTAGAAGATAATGTATTGATCAATTGAATACATGCATATACACCTATTGTTGAAACATTATTCTACATAATGACATTTCATAATAATAGTATCATGAGTATATGAAAGAAGATACAATTATCAacatccctcccacacacacacacacacacacacacacaggttcccTATAACATTTCCTATGATAACATTTATCCATTTAGATCAATGTGTGATATTACATAGACacaggggagacctgatcctagatcagagctGCATATTATGCTGCACAGAGGTTACCATGGTGATCAGACTGAGGCAACTGTTTAAGAATGGGAGATGGATATGACTGTTCACTGGATGTTTTCTATAGAGCCTTTATTTATGGATCTGGAACCGGTTCCAGAAGGGAGGGAGATGAAATACAGCAAGTTTGTGCTTTCTGGTGTTTTCTCATTGGCCCTAAATAaacaaagctcttcccacatagacagacatacagtgagggaaaaaagtatttgatcccctgctgattttgtacgtttgcccactgacaaagaaatgatcagtctataattttaatggtaggtttatttgaacagtgagagacagaatatcaacaaaaaaatccagaaaaacgcatgtcaaaaatgttatgaattgatttgcattttaatgagggaaataagtatttgacccctctgcaaaacatgacttagtacttggtggcaaaacccttgttggcaatcacagaggtcagacgtttcttgtagttggccaccaggtttgcacacatctcaggagggattttgtcccactcctctttgcagatcttcttcaagtcattaaggtttcgaggctgacgtttggcaactcgaaccttcagctccctccacagattttctatgggattaaggtctggagactggctaggccactccaggaccttaatgtgcttcttcttgagccactcctttgttgccttggccgtgtgttttgggtcattgtcatgctggaatacccatccacgacccattttcaataccctggctgagggaaggaggttttcacccaagatttgacggtacatggccccgtccatcgtccctttgatgcggtgaagttgtcctgtccctttagcagaaaaacacccccaaagcataatgtttccacctccatgtttgacggtggggatggtttcttggggtcataggcagcattcctcctcctccaaacacggcaagttgggttgatgccaaagaactccattttggtctcatctgaccacaacacgttcacccagttgtcctctgaatcattcagatgttcattggcaaaattcagacgggcatgtatatgtgctttcttgagcagggggaccttgcgggcgctgcaggatttcagtccttcacgacatagtgtgttaccaattgttttcttgatgactatggtcccagctgccttgagatcattgacaagatcctcctgtgtagttctgggctgattcctcaccgttctcatgatcattgcaacttcacaaggtgagatcttgcatggagccccaggctgagggagattgacatgtcttttgtgtttcttccatttgcaaataatcacagaaactgttgtcaccttctcaccaagctgcttggcgatggtcttgtagcccattccagccttgtgtaggtctacaatcttgtccctgacatccttggagagctctttggtcttggccatggtggagagtttggaatctgattgattgattgcttctgtggacaggtatcttttatacaggtaagaaactgagattaggagcactccctttaagagtgtgctcctaatctccgttcgttacctgtatgaaagacacctgggagccagaaatctttttgATTGagaaggggtcaaatacttatttccctcattaaaatgcaaatcaatttataacatttttgacatgcatttttctggatatttttgttgttattctgtctctcactgttcaaataaacctaccattaaaattatagactgataatttctttgtcagtgggcaaacgtacaaaatcagcaggggatcaaatacttttttccctcactgtaagcttccttctccagtgtgtgttcactGGTGTGAATAAAGGGTCCATAACTGACTGAAACaattcccacactgatcacagatataaggcttcTTTCTCACCAGCGTGTGTTAGCTTGTGTGATTTCAGGGTCCCTGACTGattaaagctcttcccacactgatcacagctataaggtttctctccagtgtgtgttcgccgGTGTCTAGTCAGGGTGGAACCTgaagcaaagctcttcccacactgatcacagctataaggcttctctccagtgtgtgttcgctggtgtatAGTCAGGGTGGAAGCTAGAGCAAAggtcttcccacactgatcacagctataaggcttctctctagtgtgtgtttgCTGGTGTGCAGTCAGGGTGGAAGCTAGAGCAAAGCTcatcccacactgatcacagctatgaggcttatctcctgtgtgtagtcgctggtgtgtagtcagggagGAAACTGCaacaaagctcttcccacactgatcacagctataaggcttctctccagtgtgtgttcggtGGTGTGCAGTGAGGGTGGAAGCTAGAGCAAAGCTcatcccacactgatcacagctataaggcttctctccagtgtgtgttcggtGGTGTGCAGTGAGGGTGGAAGCTAGAGCAAAGCTCATCCCACACTGATAACAGCtaaaaggcttctctccagtgtgtgttcggtGGTGTGCAGTCAGGGTGGAAGCTtgagcaaagctcttcccacactgatcacagctataaggcttctctccagtgtgtgttcgctggtgtgaATTCAGGTTATCTGATTGAGCAAAGCTCTTTCCacactgaccacagctataaggcttctctccagtgtgtatgcgCTGGTGTCTAGTTAGTTTTTCTGATcgagcaaagctcttcccacactgatcacagctataaggcttctctcctgtgtgtattcgcagGTGTATAGTTAGTTTTTCTGAtacagcaaagctcttcccacactgatcacagctataaggcttctctccagtgtgtgttcgctggtgtacAGTCAGGGAGGAAACTACagtaaagctcttcccacactgaccacagctataaggcttctctcctgtgtgtacacgCTGGTGTATGGTTAGGTGTTGTGATAAAGCAAAGCTCTTTCCacactgaccacagctataaggcttctctccagtgtgtacacGCTGGTGTATGGTTAGTTTTTCTGATcgagcaaagctcttcccacactgatcacagctataaggcttctctcctgtgtgtattttctggtgtgtagtcaggtgGCCTGAATTATTGAAGCTCtttccacactgatcacagctataaggcttctctcctgtgtgtacacgCTGGTGTATGGTTAAGGCTCCTGCACTAACAAAGATTTTCCCACAATCAAGACagaggtaaggcttctcccctgtatgaatTCTTACATTAGATTTGAAGGTgttagatgcagcaaaactcttcccacactgatcacagtgaATAATGAAGCCACTCTGGCttgtgaaactcttcccacagtcagagcagcagtagtGATGTTTCTTCCCTGTACGTccctgctggtgtttcttgagatgttctgatctggagacacTCTTCTCTGTCTCGTCAGcaacaggatgttgttgaggctccccagatgaTAAGCCCCTCCCACTGAGAGAACAACGGTGTGTGTCCCCTGTGAAACAAAGACATTGAATAACTAGGTTTTGGAAATACAGGTCCATAAATAGTATTATTTTTgtgaaaatgatttgttatttagcagacgctcttatccagagcgacttacaggagaatttttattttttatttatttatttatttcacctttatttaaccaggtaggctagttgagaacaagttctcatttgcaactgcgacctggccaagataaagcatagcagtgtgaacagacaacacagagttacacatggagtaaacaataaacaagtcaataacatggtagaaaaaaagagaatctatatacaatgtgtgcaaaaggcatgaggtaggcaataaatcgaataattacaatttagcagattaacattggagtgataaatcatcagatgatcatgtgcaagaagagatactggtgtgcaaaagagcagaaaagtaaataaataaaagcagtatggggggtgaggtaggtaaattgggtgggtagtttacagatggactatgtacagctgcagcgatcggttagctgctcggatagcagatttttaaagttgttgagggagataaaagtctccaacttcagagatttttgcaattcgttccagtcgcaggcagcagagaactggaaggaaaggcgtccaaatgaggttttggctttagggatgatcagtgagatacacctgctggagcgcgtgctgcgggtgggtgtagccatcgtgaccagtgaactgagataaggcggcactttacctagcatagccttgtagatgacctggagccagtgggtctgacgacgaacatgtagcgagggccagccgactagggcatacaggtcgcagtggtgggtcgtataaggtgctttagtaacaaaacgaatggcactgtgataaactgcatccagtttgctgagtagagtattggaagctattttgtagatgacatcgccgaagtcgaggatcggtaggatagtcagttttactagggtaagtttggcggcgtgagtgaaggaggctttgttgcggaatagaaagccgattcttgatttgattttggattggagatgtttgatatgagtctggaagcagagtttgcagtctagccagacacctaggtacttatagatgtccacatattctaggtcggaaccgtccagggtggtgatgctagtcgggcgtgcgggtgcaggcagcgaacggttgaaaagcatgcatttggttttactagcgtttaagagcagttggaggccacggaaggagtgttgtatggcattgaagctcgtttggaggttagatagcacagtgtccaaggaagggccggaagtacagtggggagaacaagtactggttggtaggtgatcaaatacttatgtcatgcaataaaatgcaaattaattacttaaaaatcatacaatgtgattttctggatttttgttttagattccgtctctcacagttgaagtgtacctatgataaaaattacagacctctacatgctttgtaagtaggaaaacctgcaaaatcggcagtgtatcaaatacttgttctccccactgtatatagaatggtgtcgtctgcgtag
Coding sequences within it:
- the LOC120043714 gene encoding zinc finger protein 260-like, coding for MDRNRASPSPSNLPESPGHNSPGSTLLLGLKRVSVRLVDCRKTPGQSGTVREGHEEGDGDLISSRDTHRCSLSGRGLSSGEPQQHPVADETEKSVSRSEHLKKHQQGRTGKKHHYCCSDCGKSFTSQSGFIIHCDQCGKSFAASNTFKSNVRIHTGEKPYLCLDCGKIFVSAGALTIHQRVHTGEKPYSCDQCGKSFNNSGHLTTHQKIHTGEKPYSCDQCGKSFARSEKLTIHQRVHTGEKPYSCGQCGKSFALSQHLTIHQRVHTGEKPYSCGQCGKSFTVVSSLTVHQRTHTGEKPYSCDQCGKSFAVSEKLTIHLRIHTGEKPYSCDQCGKSFARSEKLTRHQRIHTGEKPYSCGQCGKSFAQSDNLNSHQRTHTGEKPYSCDQCGKSFAQASTLTAHHRTHTGEKPFSCYQCGMSFALASTLTAHHRTHTGEKPYSCDQCGMSFALASTLTAHHRTHTGEKPYSCDQCGKSFVAVSSLTTHQRLHTGDKPHSCDQCGMSFALASTLTAHQQTHTREKPYSCDQCGKTFALASTLTIHQRTHTGEKPYSCDQCGKSFASGSTLTRHRRTHTGEKPYSCDQCGKSFNQSGTLKSHKLTHAGEKEALYL